One part of the Sardina pilchardus chromosome 5, fSarPil1.1, whole genome shotgun sequence genome encodes these proteins:
- the gltpd2b gene encoding glycolipid transfer protein domain-containing protein 2, whose protein sequence is MRQKQMKLTSMGVKGRAAVAVVFILLLLGSLWLYGNLESPWESCLKSYNQNDKVVFHRNGSLEPYTLELCPGQTFQISLLFAHLRSAPVGTDDVLLEPYLSSWDELIKFLVAMGPLVGAISNEIETKTSIIRELAKDEAERMRADGQSGLRAEGPNPDLGAYDSVRSMISAELSRGLVDFQKQTDSGCRTLLRLHRALLWLQLFLQKLGLPPEPGSDRLRSPSDLCREAYQQTLANHHSWWVRQMADLAFLALPERTFFYRLICVQNQEEATAILKKVVHAIDVMYNRTQRALDEHNMLDLP, encoded by the exons ATGCGCCAGAAGCAGATGAAGTTGACCAGCATGGGAGTGAAGGGCAGGGCAGCGGTGGCCGtcgtcttcatcctcctcctcctcggctccCTCTGGCTGT ATGGAAACTTGGAGAGCCCCTGGGAGTCCTGCCTGAAATCCTACAATCAAAATGATAAG GTGGTCTTTCACAGGAATGGGAGTTTAGAGCCGTATACCCTGGAGCTGTGCCCCGGCCAGACGTTCCAAATCTCCCTGCTGTTCGCTCACCTACGCTCAGCCCCCGTGGGGACGGATGACGTGCTCCTGGAGCCATATCTCTCCAGCTGGGATGAACTCATCAA GTTCTTAGTAGCTATGGGCCCTTTGGTTGGAGCAATTTCCAACGAAATTGAGACAAAAACCTCCATCATCCGTGAGTTGGCTAAGGATGaagcagagagaatgagagctgaCGGGCAGAGTGGCCTGAGGGCAGAGGGGCCAAACCCGGACCTCGGGGCCTACGACTCCGTCCGGTCCATGATCTCGGCGGAGCTGAGCCGCGGCTTAGTGGACTTCCAGAAGCAGACGGACTCCGGCTGCCGCACGCTCCTGCGGCTCCACCGCGCCCTCCTGTGGCTGCAGCTGTTCCTGCAGAAGCTGGGCCTGCCCCCCGAGCCGGGGTCGGACCGCCTGCGCAGCCCCTCCGACCTCTGCCGCGAGGCCTACCAGCAGACCCTGGCCAATCACCACAGCTGGTGGGTGCGCCAGATGGCCGACCTGGCGTTCCTCGCCCTGCCGGAAAGGACATTTTTTTACCGGCTCATATGCGTCCAGAACCAGGAGGAGGCAACTGCCATCCTCAAAAAAGTGGTCCACGCCATCGACGTGATGTACAATCGCACCCAGAGGGCGCTGGACGAACACAACATGCTGGACTTGCCATga
- the atp1b2b gene encoding sodium/potassium-transporting ATPase subunit beta-2b isoform X2, with product MAKDDGKGGWKESIWNPRTKEFLGRTASSWGLIILFYIAFYIFLAGVFILTMYVMLQTLDDNKPKYQDRLGIPGMMIRPKHSPGGFLEIDYMMEDTETWDIYVQALDQFLSPYNDTEQVKKNYECPPDKYFFQSDSGSVKNYPKRSCQFNRSILGECSGLTDRSYGFGDGQPCVIIKLNKVIGLLPGGKDGTAPFVTCAPKRYKVVEDEEAEEGEDKMGQVMYFPPNGTYNLMYYPYYGKKAQVNYSQPLVAIKFLNITTNTDINIECKVTAGAFQLKGDEKDKFAGKVMFRLRVNTRN from the exons GTCTCATCATCCTCTTCTACATCGCCTTTTACATCTTCCTGGCAGGAGTGTTCATCCTCACCATGTATGTCATGCTGCAGACACTGGACGACAACAAGCCAAAATATCAGGACAGGCTGGGtataccag GTATGATGATCAGGCCTAAACATAGTCCCGGTGGGTTCCTGGAGATTGACTACATGATGGAGGACACTGAGACCTGGGATATATATGTGCAGGCACTGGACCAGTTTCTGTCAC CCTACAACGACACTGAGCAGGTCAAGAAGAACTACGAGTGCCCGCCTGACAAGTACTTCTTCCAGTCGGACAGCGGCAGCGTGAAGAACTATCCCAAGCGCTCCTGCCAGTTCAACCGCTCCATTCTGGGAGAGTGCTCCGGCTTGACTGACCGCTCCTATGGTTTCGGTGACGGACAACCCTGCGTCATCATCAAACTCAATAAG GTGATTGGGCTGTTGCCAGGTGGAAAGGACGGCACGGCTCCATTTGTCACCTGTGCGCCCAAG AGATACAAAGTTGTTGAAGATGAAGAA GCCGAGGAGGGTGAAGATAAGATGGGCCAGGTGATGTACTTCCCTCCCAATGGGACGTACAACCTCATGTACTACCCCTACTATGGCAAGAAAGCACAG GTCAACTACTCCCAGCCTCTGGTGGCCATCAAGTTCCTCAACATCACCACCAATACCGACATCAACATCGAGTGCAAGGTCACCGCCGGGGCCTTCCAACTTAAAGGCGACGAGAAGGATAAGTTTGCCGGCAAAGTCATGTTCAGGCTAAGGGTGAACACCAGAAATTAA
- the atp1b2b gene encoding sodium/potassium-transporting ATPase subunit beta-2b isoform X1, with protein MTRSVRCRGGFVKSGCVSLVLFMLSVRLCFCLLCSAGLIILFYIAFYIFLAGVFILTMYVMLQTLDDNKPKYQDRLGIPGMMIRPKHSPGGFLEIDYMMEDTETWDIYVQALDQFLSPYNDTEQVKKNYECPPDKYFFQSDSGSVKNYPKRSCQFNRSILGECSGLTDRSYGFGDGQPCVIIKLNKVIGLLPGGKDGTAPFVTCAPKRYKVVEDEEAEEGEDKMGQVMYFPPNGTYNLMYYPYYGKKAQVNYSQPLVAIKFLNITTNTDINIECKVTAGAFQLKGDEKDKFAGKVMFRLRVNTRN; from the exons ATGACTAGAAGTGTACGGTGCCGAGGTGGTTTTGTGAAGTCGGGTTGCGTTTCTCTTGTTTTATTCATGTTGTCTGTGCgcctgtgtttttgtcttttgtgttcGGCAGGTCTCATCATCCTCTTCTACATCGCCTTTTACATCTTCCTGGCAGGAGTGTTCATCCTCACCATGTATGTCATGCTGCAGACACTGGACGACAACAAGCCAAAATATCAGGACAGGCTGGGtataccag GTATGATGATCAGGCCTAAACATAGTCCCGGTGGGTTCCTGGAGATTGACTACATGATGGAGGACACTGAGACCTGGGATATATATGTGCAGGCACTGGACCAGTTTCTGTCAC CCTACAACGACACTGAGCAGGTCAAGAAGAACTACGAGTGCCCGCCTGACAAGTACTTCTTCCAGTCGGACAGCGGCAGCGTGAAGAACTATCCCAAGCGCTCCTGCCAGTTCAACCGCTCCATTCTGGGAGAGTGCTCCGGCTTGACTGACCGCTCCTATGGTTTCGGTGACGGACAACCCTGCGTCATCATCAAACTCAATAAG GTGATTGGGCTGTTGCCAGGTGGAAAGGACGGCACGGCTCCATTTGTCACCTGTGCGCCCAAG AGATACAAAGTTGTTGAAGATGAAGAA GCCGAGGAGGGTGAAGATAAGATGGGCCAGGTGATGTACTTCCCTCCCAATGGGACGTACAACCTCATGTACTACCCCTACTATGGCAAGAAAGCACAG GTCAACTACTCCCAGCCTCTGGTGGCCATCAAGTTCCTCAACATCACCACCAATACCGACATCAACATCGAGTGCAAGGTCACCGCCGGGGCCTTCCAACTTAAAGGCGACGAGAAGGATAAGTTTGCCGGCAAAGTCATGTTCAGGCTAAGGGTGAACACCAGAAATTAA